A single region of the Halobacterium wangiae genome encodes:
- a CDS encoding ABC transporter substrate-binding protein: MAKRTEKVLVDGVSSTSRRDLLKTLGPAAGLLGIAGCLGGGDSDSDGTTTDDSSDDPTMTEEAEIQTGGTINAGMNVGVLTLDGRSVTSLQSMQVMYNIYSKLLRYELEDDQLKLVGDLATAWEWEDETTLVFDLAEDAVFHNGEPVTASDVQHTFETMQANPQHTANLLFSQQVSVEARDEHTAVFDTGDKPFASLESNVGFVVGIVNKKADEEGDMSQNPVGSGPFQLAEWVQGDHVYLEAFDDYWKTDSEDNQLPYVDELRLNIYPDDGTKLQSLRQGELHWIDVVPAKDDESIRNDDSLQTSRTGPGGFMGIFQFNTQEPPFDDPRVRKAVLHAIDWDVYRNVVFRGTAENTNNQPLAPSTGWNIEELDDPFEGQNVERANELLDEAGVDASQISFTNYANQGLERDIKAYEVLQAQLADTIGLEHDLQLVDKSTQFQRTTNFEFGFSAGAFDGMYDPDQVLTVNLTDGAFFNYGNYVNDEIQTLLEEARQTTDEDERYQKYKRIYEINNEEAGKYYPYWQNITSAFQPSVKNFNYPYDTLWFFERVWLDE, encoded by the coding sequence ATGGCAAAGCGTACTGAGAAAGTACTCGTAGATGGAGTTTCGTCTACGAGTCGCCGGGACCTACTGAAGACACTCGGCCCGGCAGCGGGGCTGCTGGGTATTGCGGGCTGTCTCGGGGGCGGCGACTCCGACTCGGACGGGACGACGACCGACGACTCCAGCGACGACCCGACGATGACCGAAGAAGCCGAGATCCAGACCGGTGGCACGATCAACGCGGGCATGAACGTGGGCGTGCTCACGCTCGACGGCCGCTCGGTCACCAGCCTGCAGTCGATGCAGGTGATGTACAACATCTACTCGAAGCTCCTCCGGTACGAACTCGAGGACGACCAGCTCAAGCTGGTCGGCGACCTCGCGACCGCGTGGGAGTGGGAGGACGAGACGACGCTCGTCTTCGACCTCGCGGAGGACGCCGTCTTCCACAACGGCGAACCCGTGACCGCCTCCGACGTCCAGCACACCTTCGAGACGATGCAGGCGAACCCGCAGCACACCGCCAACCTGCTGTTCTCCCAGCAGGTCAGCGTCGAGGCCCGCGACGAGCACACCGCCGTCTTCGACACCGGTGACAAGCCGTTCGCGTCCCTCGAGTCCAACGTGGGCTTCGTCGTCGGCATCGTCAACAAGAAGGCTGACGAGGAGGGCGACATGTCCCAGAACCCCGTCGGGTCCGGGCCGTTCCAGCTCGCCGAGTGGGTGCAGGGCGACCACGTCTACCTGGAGGCCTTCGACGACTACTGGAAGACCGACAGCGAGGACAACCAGCTCCCGTACGTCGACGAACTCCGTCTGAACATCTACCCGGACGACGGCACGAAGCTCCAGAGCCTCCGTCAGGGTGAACTCCACTGGATCGACGTCGTCCCCGCGAAGGACGACGAGAGCATCCGCAACGACGACTCGCTGCAGACGAGTCGGACCGGCCCCGGTGGGTTCATGGGCATCTTCCAGTTCAACACCCAGGAACCCCCCTTCGACGACCCGAGAGTGCGGAAGGCCGTCCTGCACGCCATCGACTGGGACGTCTACCGCAACGTCGTCTTCCGTGGCACCGCGGAGAACACGAACAACCAGCCGCTGGCGCCCAGCACGGGCTGGAACATCGAGGAGCTCGACGACCCCTTCGAGGGACAGAACGTCGAGCGCGCGAACGAACTGCTCGACGAGGCGGGCGTCGACGCCTCGCAGATCTCGTTCACGAACTACGCCAACCAGGGCCTCGAACGCGACATCAAGGCCTACGAGGTGCTGCAGGCACAGCTCGCCGACACCATCGGCCTCGAGCACGACCTCCAGCTGGTCGACAAGAGCACGCAGTTCCAGCGCACCACCAACTTCGAGTTCGGCTTCTCGGCGGGCGCCTTCGACGGGATGTACGACCCCGACCAGGTGCTCACCGTCAACCTCACCGACGGCGCGTTCTTCAACTACGGGAACTACGTCAACGACGAGATCCAGACGCTCCTCGAGGAGGCCCGCCAGACGACCGACGAGGACGAGCGCTACCAGAAGTACAAGCGCATCTACGAGATCAACAACGAGGAGGCGGGCAAGTACTACCCGTACTGGCAGAACATCACCTCCGCGTTCCAGCCGTCCGTGAAGAACTTCAACTACCCGTACGACACGCTCTGGTTCTTCGAGCGCGTCTGGCTCGACGAGTAA
- a CDS encoding dipeptidase yields the protein MTTPDDYHSYDYLDAGEDYRSFELAEMHAGFEPYEVPLTAEQAERLEAVLAEDTVVSLHEHPFQFPADIEGDTWDYIREGRVHTPYDFLAESPLDAVFDFHLDGLSGIHSKHGWKWDDIVHDVAMRAADQAHSDYAVRAGSVADIDRARDEGKLAFVPALESSAMVENELDRIDLLYGMGIRLMGVTYNASNSIGTGKRDIYERDGGLTSFGVDAVHRMNDVGIAVSTSHASEQTTLDVCEVSEKPVFDTHALAAGVGDRGTSDDCFEAIADTGGVVGVVASSVLPDIETYMEHFEYMVDLVGVDHVAFGPDVLYGDHRALLGLLAEQHDIDPPGEIDGRLHVKGLENPTEAWQNIPRWLVKEGYTDEEIEKVLGGNILRALDDAW from the coding sequence GTGACTACTCCCGACGACTACCACTCCTACGACTACCTCGACGCGGGTGAGGACTACCGCTCGTTCGAGTTGGCCGAGATGCACGCCGGCTTCGAACCGTACGAGGTACCACTCACCGCGGAGCAGGCGGAACGCCTCGAGGCCGTTCTCGCCGAGGACACCGTCGTCTCGCTGCACGAACACCCGTTCCAGTTCCCCGCGGACATCGAGGGCGATACCTGGGACTACATCCGCGAGGGCCGCGTCCACACGCCGTACGACTTCCTCGCCGAGTCCCCGCTGGACGCGGTGTTCGACTTCCACCTCGACGGCCTCTCGGGCATCCACTCCAAACACGGCTGGAAGTGGGACGACATCGTCCACGACGTGGCGATGCGCGCCGCCGACCAGGCCCACTCCGACTACGCCGTCCGCGCCGGGAGTGTGGCTGACATCGACCGCGCACGCGACGAGGGCAAGTTGGCCTTCGTCCCCGCGCTCGAATCCTCCGCCATGGTGGAGAACGAACTCGACCGCATCGACCTCCTCTACGGCATGGGCATCCGCCTGATGGGTGTCACCTACAACGCCTCCAACAGCATCGGGACGGGGAAACGGGATATCTACGAGCGCGACGGCGGGCTGACCTCCTTCGGCGTCGACGCCGTCCACCGCATGAACGACGTCGGGATAGCGGTCAGTACGAGTCACGCGAGCGAGCAGACGACCCTCGACGTCTGCGAGGTCAGCGAGAAGCCCGTCTTCGACACCCACGCGCTCGCCGCGGGTGTCGGCGACCGGGGGACGTCCGACGACTGCTTCGAGGCCATCGCGGACACCGGCGGCGTCGTCGGGGTCGTCGCGTCGAGTGTCCTCCCGGACATCGAGACGTACATGGAGCACTTCGAGTACATGGTCGACCTCGTCGGCGTCGACCACGTCGCCTTCGGCCCCGACGTCCTCTACGGCGACCACCGCGCGCTCCTGGGGCTGCTCGCCGAGCAACACGACATCGACCCACCGGGGGAGATCGACGGGCGTCTCCACGTGAAGGGCTTGGAGAACCCGACGGAGGCCTGGCAGAACATCCCCCGTTGGCTCGTCAAGGAGGGGTACACCGACGAGGAGATCGAGAAGGTCCTCGGCGGCAACATCCTCCGCGCGCTCGACGACGCCTGGTAG
- a CDS encoding ABC transporter permease: MAWYEYTIKRLLLFVPILFGVSVLVFLIVHLVPGSPAVAMLGVQATAERVAQIEAELGLHRPLLVQYGDWLAGVLTGDLGKSYSYDTAVSSLLLSRFFVTLEIILLTLLASVLVAVPLGIVAALNKNSLTDYFSIGIGVTGVSIPTFFSAVVLIWIFAVTFDFFPTSGYVKPSDDIVANLRHMALPVMTMTLVAVAVIMRMMRSSMLETIGEDFIRFHKAKGLDRKSILFKHALKNSFIPVITVIGLQFGYMISGAVVVEQIFAIPGLGRTVLQAVIQRDYPLVQGSVLMLALWFSSVNLATDLIITRLDPRIMEGGE, encoded by the coding sequence ATGGCGTGGTACGAATACACAATAAAACGCTTGCTGCTGTTCGTGCCGATCCTCTTCGGCGTCTCGGTGCTCGTCTTTCTCATCGTGCATCTCGTGCCGGGAAGTCCAGCAGTAGCGATGCTCGGGGTGCAGGCCACTGCCGAGCGCGTCGCGCAGATCGAAGCGGAACTCGGACTACACAGGCCGTTGCTCGTACAGTACGGGGACTGGCTGGCTGGCGTGCTCACCGGCGACCTGGGCAAGTCCTACTCCTACGACACGGCCGTCAGTTCGTTGCTCCTGAGTCGGTTCTTCGTCACACTCGAGATCATCCTCCTCACGCTGCTCGCCTCGGTGCTCGTCGCCGTGCCGCTGGGCATCGTCGCGGCGCTAAACAAGAACTCCCTGACCGACTACTTCTCGATCGGGATCGGCGTCACGGGGGTGAGCATCCCGACGTTCTTCTCCGCGGTCGTCCTCATCTGGATCTTCGCGGTGACCTTCGACTTCTTCCCGACGAGCGGCTACGTCAAACCCAGCGACGACATCGTCGCCAACCTCAGGCACATGGCACTGCCGGTGATGACGATGACCCTGGTGGCCGTCGCGGTCATCATGCGGATGATGCGGTCGTCGATGCTGGAGACCATCGGCGAGGACTTCATCCGGTTCCACAAGGCCAAGGGCCTCGACCGGAAGTCCATCCTGTTCAAGCACGCACTGAAGAACAGCTTCATCCCGGTCATCACGGTTATCGGCCTCCAGTTCGGCTACATGATCTCCGGGGCGGTCGTCGTCGAACAGATCTTCGCGATCCCCGGACTCGGACGCACCGTCCTCCAGGCCGTCATCCAGCGGGACTACCCGCTCGTCCAGGGCTCGGTGCTGATGCTCGCGCTGTGGTTCTCGTCGGTGAACCTCGCGACTGACCTCATCATCACGCGCCTCGACCCGCGCATCATGGAGGGTGGCGAATGA
- a CDS encoding ABC transporter permease → MSTETADESAEERSHPLRSFAGRFGENRLALFGFLLVALVGVVAVFAPEIAPYSPTAQDYSALQESPSLSHPFGTDDLGRDVFSRVLFGYQTVLTITVTGVLMSFFIGTSFGLLAGYSGKWTDSIVMRGVDVLMSFPSLILALALIAAIGPSKWGVALVLGIAYTPIFARVARSEAVSVSQEQFIKSLDVRGASKARIIFGHVLPNSLGPLIVTVTIQFAFGILTTSTLSYLGVGVQPPDPSLGLMLARGKDYLDVAWWMSIFPGIAIMLPVIGFNLIGDGLRDSFDPKQGGR, encoded by the coding sequence ATGAGCACCGAGACGGCCGACGAGTCGGCCGAGGAGCGCTCCCACCCACTCCGGAGTTTCGCCGGACGATTCGGCGAGAACCGGCTGGCGCTGTTCGGCTTCCTGCTCGTCGCCCTCGTCGGCGTCGTCGCCGTGTTCGCACCGGAGATCGCTCCGTACTCGCCGACGGCCCAGGACTACAGCGCGCTCCAGGAGTCGCCGTCGCTGTCCCACCCGTTCGGGACCGACGACCTGGGACGCGACGTCTTCTCGCGGGTGCTGTTCGGCTACCAGACCGTGCTCACCATCACCGTCACCGGCGTGCTGATGTCGTTCTTCATCGGGACGTCGTTCGGCCTGCTGGCGGGCTACTCGGGCAAGTGGACGGACAGCATCGTGATGCGTGGCGTCGACGTGCTGATGTCGTTCCCGTCGCTGATCCTGGCGCTCGCGCTCATCGCGGCCATCGGGCCGTCGAAGTGGGGCGTGGCGCTGGTGCTCGGCATCGCGTACACGCCCATATTCGCCCGTGTCGCGCGCAGCGAGGCGGTCTCCGTGAGCCAGGAGCAGTTCATCAAGAGTCTCGACGTGCGCGGCGCGAGCAAGGCCCGCATCATCTTCGGCCACGTGCTCCCGAACAGCCTCGGACCGCTCATCGTCACCGTCACCATCCAGTTCGCGTTCGGCATCCTCACCACGTCGACGCTGTCGTACCTCGGCGTCGGGGTGCAGCCACCGGACCCGTCGCTGGGCCTGATGCTGGCCCGCGGGAAGGACTACCTCGACGTCGCGTGGTGGATGAGCATCTTCCCGGGTATCGCCATCATGCTCCCCGTCATCGGGTTCAACCTCATCGGGGACGGCCTCCGCGACAGCTTCGACCCCAAGCAAGGGGGTCGCTAA
- a CDS encoding ABC transporter ATP-binding protein: MTRLSTNGLSVTYRTKQGDVGAVDRVSFDINSDEIFGIVGESGCGKSTLANTFLRLLDDNGEITGGSIEYKGRDLTTLTERELADEVRGSEISMVFQDPNTSLDPVYTIGQQLVETIRRHLGVTKREARERAIQTLDDVGIPSPEDRLDDYPHQFSGGMKQRAVIAIALSCDPDLLIADEPTTGLDVSIQAQILELLERINEEKDTAIMLITHDLGVVADVCDRVGVMYAGNMVEIGGVEAIFDDPKHPYTRALLRSLPEAHSMQDELTVIEGAPPDLRNPPEGCRYAARCDELCCDACETGDIPPLYRDGTDVRCYLYDEAENPEYDGQTRVVAEPEVEQ; the protein is encoded by the coding sequence ATGACTCGACTCTCCACGAACGGACTCAGCGTCACGTATCGCACGAAGCAAGGGGACGTCGGCGCGGTCGACCGCGTCTCCTTCGACATCAACAGCGACGAGATCTTCGGCATCGTCGGCGAGAGCGGCTGCGGGAAGAGCACGCTCGCGAACACCTTCCTGCGACTGCTCGACGACAACGGCGAGATCACCGGCGGCTCCATCGAGTACAAGGGCCGAGACCTCACCACGCTCACCGAGCGGGAGCTCGCCGACGAGGTCCGCGGGAGCGAGATCAGCATGGTGTTCCAGGACCCGAACACCAGCCTCGACCCCGTCTACACCATCGGCCAGCAGCTCGTCGAGACCATCCGCCGCCACCTCGGCGTGACGAAACGCGAGGCCAGGGAGCGCGCCATCCAGACGCTGGACGACGTCGGCATCCCCTCCCCGGAGGACCGCCTCGACGACTACCCACACCAGTTCTCCGGCGGGATGAAACAGCGCGCCGTCATCGCCATCGCGCTCTCCTGCGACCCGGACCTGCTCATCGCCGACGAGCCGACGACCGGGCTCGACGTCTCCATCCAGGCCCAAATCCTGGAGCTCCTCGAGCGCATCAACGAGGAGAAGGACACCGCCATCATGCTCATCACGCACGACCTCGGCGTGGTCGCCGACGTCTGCGACCGCGTCGGCGTGATGTACGCGGGGAACATGGTCGAGATCGGCGGCGTCGAGGCCATCTTCGACGACCCGAAGCACCCGTACACGCGGGCGCTGCTGCGGTCGCTGCCGGAGGCACACAGCATGCAGGACGAGCTGACGGTCATCGAGGGGGCGCCGCCGGACCTCCGGAACCCGCCCGAGGGCTGCCGGTACGCCGCTCGCTGTGACGAGCTCTGCTGTGACGCCTGCGAGACGGGCGACATCCCACCGCTGTACCGCGACGGCACCGACGTCCGGTGTTACCTCTACGACGAGGCCGAGAATCCGGAGTACGACGGCCAGACACGGGTCGTCGCGGAGCCAGAGGTGGAGCAATGA
- a CDS encoding ABC transporter ATP-binding protein — protein sequence MSDAPLLEVDGLEKEFVVNGGIVSRMLGTTRRLRAIRDVSFDIEAGETVGLVGESGAGKSTVGNVITRQLTPTEGEVRFRGEDVHSLHGDDLAEFRQSVQMVFQDPHSSLDPRYSIGRTLAEPLKIHTDLNKTERRERVEELLETVNLDPNFRNRYPHELSGGQLQRVSIAGALTVDPEFVILDEPVSALDVSVQARILNLLMRLQEEHGLSYLLISHDLGVVKHICDRTAVMYLGEIVEHGRTRSLFENPTHPYTEGLLASIPKPDPHAKKSGQRLGGEIPSAENPPSGCSFHPRCAYATEQCAEVNPPLEAVADGRDTACHHWRQVSDDHSEAAASDQADVGASD from the coding sequence ATGAGCGACGCACCGCTGCTGGAGGTCGACGGGCTGGAGAAGGAGTTCGTAGTCAACGGCGGCATCGTCTCCCGGATGCTCGGCACGACGCGGCGGCTGCGGGCCATCCGCGACGTCTCCTTCGACATCGAGGCGGGCGAGACGGTCGGGCTGGTCGGGGAGAGCGGCGCCGGCAAGTCGACGGTCGGGAACGTCATCACGCGCCAGCTGACGCCCACCGAGGGCGAAGTCAGGTTCCGGGGCGAGGACGTCCACTCGCTGCACGGCGACGACCTCGCGGAGTTCCGGCAGTCCGTCCAGATGGTGTTCCAGGACCCCCACTCCAGTCTCGACCCGCGGTACTCCATCGGGCGGACGCTCGCGGAGCCACTGAAGATACACACGGACCTGAACAAGACAGAGCGCCGCGAGCGCGTCGAGGAACTGCTGGAGACGGTGAACCTCGACCCGAACTTCCGCAACCGCTACCCGCACGAGCTGTCGGGTGGCCAGCTCCAGCGCGTCTCCATCGCCGGCGCGCTCACCGTCGACCCCGAGTTCGTCATCCTCGACGAGCCGGTGTCCGCCCTCGACGTCAGCGTACAGGCGCGCATCCTCAACCTCCTGATGCGCCTCCAGGAGGAACACGGGCTCTCGTACCTGCTCATCAGCCACGACCTCGGCGTCGTGAAACACATCTGCGACCGCACTGCGGTGATGTACCTCGGGGAGATCGTCGAACACGGCCGCACGCGGAGCCTCTTCGAGAACCCCACGCACCCGTACACGGAGGGACTGCTCGCGTCCATCCCCAAGCCGGACCCACACGCGAAGAAGAGCGGCCAGCGACTCGGCGGCGAGATCCCGTCCGCGGAGAACCCGCCCTCGGGCTGTTCGTTCCACCCGCGGTGCGCGTACGCGACCGAACAGTGCGCCGAGGTGAACCCGCCACTGGAGGCGGTAGCCGACGGCCGGGACACGGCCTGTCACCACTGGCGGCAGGTCAGCGACGACCACAGCGAGGCCGCGGCCAGCGACCAGGCGGACGTCGGCGCGAGCGACTGA
- a CDS encoding alpha/beta fold hydrolase: MYADVNGTELYYERLGDEANPSILTLHGGPGVGDHRKAKEAFEPLTDDYEVVVYDHRGCGQSGEDPPYTNAQFAKDANALREHLGLGTVVLIGGSYGGFVTQEYLTRFPETVAGFVLRDTAPTGEYDEQSRENARAGLPEVWERGLDVPEITFEEFDRVMDGRARDNEEFRRVFHGILPLYVPDLDEFDADAAREQIEGIHYHYETHNAMFSEELPNMDYREQLRAVDVPGLVTVGRHDWITPVEASEEIHSLLPDSRLEIFEDSGHSPNLDQQDEYIERVREFLDEIGY; the protein is encoded by the coding sequence ATGTACGCCGACGTGAACGGGACCGAACTGTACTACGAGCGCCTCGGTGACGAGGCGAACCCGTCGATTCTGACGCTCCACGGCGGGCCGGGTGTCGGCGACCACCGGAAGGCCAAGGAGGCGTTCGAACCGCTCACCGACGACTACGAGGTCGTCGTCTACGACCACCGCGGCTGCGGGCAGTCCGGCGAGGACCCGCCGTACACGAACGCGCAGTTCGCGAAGGACGCCAACGCGCTCCGCGAGCACCTCGGCCTCGGGACGGTCGTCCTCATCGGCGGCTCCTACGGCGGGTTCGTCACCCAGGAGTACCTGACGCGGTTCCCCGAGACGGTCGCGGGGTTCGTCCTCCGTGACACTGCGCCGACCGGCGAGTACGACGAGCAGTCCCGTGAGAACGCCCGCGCCGGCCTCCCGGAGGTGTGGGAGCGGGGCCTCGACGTCCCGGAGATCACGTTCGAGGAGTTCGACCGCGTGATGGACGGTCGCGCGCGGGACAACGAGGAGTTCCGGCGCGTGTTCCACGGCATCCTCCCGCTGTACGTCCCTGACCTCGACGAGTTCGACGCGGACGCCGCGCGCGAGCAGATCGAGGGCATCCACTACCACTACGAGACGCACAACGCGATGTTCTCCGAGGAGCTCCCGAACATGGACTACCGCGAGCAGCTACGGGCGGTGGACGTCCCTGGCCTCGTCACCGTGGGCCGCCACGACTGGATCACGCCCGTCGAGGCCAGCGAGGAGATACACAGCCTGCTCCCCGACTCCCGGCTGGAGATCTTCGAGGACAGCGGCCACTCGCCGAACCTCGACCAGCAGGACGAGTACATCGAGCGCGTCCGCGAGTTCCTCGACGAGATCGGCTACTGA
- a CDS encoding amidase family protein, producing the protein MSQQPSPEDVQRYAARAGIPVDEETATAFAEQFAQQDLLLEGLEALAPPEPPERDHWEPTEADDPLAAFLTRCDVSESSGPLDGMTVGVKDNLAVAGVPMTCGSPVLESYVPEFDATVVERLLDAGARIVGKTNMDELAFGGEEATMRLRLAGNPHDPDRHPGSSSAGSGIVAATGEVDLAVGSDTGGSIRFPAAWSGAPGIKPTRGLVSHHGFVQYAKTLDNVGLLAPTVENLARGLDVIAGRDDRDERTRGAEVDDYAAAVEAAAGGTLDGLTIGLPEELFGNAPDLDEVTRDALDRLEADGAELVEVSIPDYDLWLPAWLALGMTEVGNYFRANATNHWLFSEPWPSLNEALQAGFEESGDELGATFVGARLYAEHLSKATGDRYYSLAHAARQRLTAGVDDALADVDVLASTTVPMLAPKWGEGVGDVFGALANTAPFNVSGHPAVSVPCGTVDDLPVGLQFVGEHFDEATILATATHWSDRYDWAQPSAE; encoded by the coding sequence ATGAGCCAGCAACCGTCCCCGGAGGACGTCCAGCGGTACGCAGCGCGGGCGGGTATCCCGGTCGACGAGGAGACGGCCACGGCGTTCGCCGAGCAGTTCGCCCAGCAGGACCTGCTCCTGGAGGGCCTCGAAGCGCTCGCGCCACCCGAACCGCCGGAACGCGACCACTGGGAGCCCACCGAGGCGGACGACCCGCTCGCCGCGTTCCTCACGCGCTGCGACGTCAGCGAGAGCTCCGGACCGCTCGACGGGATGACCGTCGGCGTGAAGGACAACCTCGCGGTCGCGGGCGTCCCGATGACGTGTGGGTCGCCGGTGCTGGAGTCCTACGTCCCGGAGTTCGACGCGACGGTCGTCGAGCGCCTGCTGGACGCCGGCGCGCGCATCGTCGGGAAGACGAACATGGACGAACTGGCGTTCGGCGGCGAGGAGGCCACGATGCGACTCCGGCTCGCGGGCAACCCACACGACCCCGACCGCCACCCGGGGAGTTCCTCGGCGGGCAGCGGTATCGTCGCCGCGACCGGCGAGGTCGACCTAGCTGTCGGGAGCGACACCGGCGGCTCCATCCGGTTCCCGGCGGCCTGGAGCGGGGCGCCGGGCATCAAGCCGACGCGTGGCCTGGTCTCCCACCACGGGTTCGTACAGTACGCGAAGACCCTGGACAACGTCGGCCTGCTCGCGCCGACGGTGGAGAACCTCGCGCGCGGCCTGGACGTCATCGCCGGGCGGGACGACCGCGACGAGCGTACGCGCGGGGCGGAGGTCGACGACTACGCGGCCGCCGTCGAGGCCGCCGCAGGAGGGACACTGGACGGGTTGACGATCGGTCTCCCCGAGGAACTGTTCGGGAACGCGCCCGACCTCGACGAGGTGACGAGGGACGCACTCGACCGTCTGGAGGCTGACGGCGCGGAACTCGTCGAAGTCTCGATCCCCGACTACGACCTCTGGCTGCCCGCCTGGCTCGCACTCGGGATGACGGAGGTCGGCAACTACTTCCGCGCGAACGCGACGAACCACTGGCTGTTCTCGGAGCCGTGGCCGAGCCTGAACGAGGCTCTGCAGGCGGGCTTCGAGGAGTCCGGCGACGAACTCGGCGCCACGTTCGTCGGCGCCCGCCTCTACGCCGAACACCTCTCGAAGGCCACAGGCGACCGGTACTACTCGCTCGCCCACGCCGCCCGCCAGCGACTCACGGCGGGCGTGGACGACGCGCTCGCCGACGTGGACGTGCTGGCGTCCACGACCGTCCCGATGCTCGCGCCGAAGTGGGGCGAGGGCGTCGGCGACGTCTTCGGCGCGCTGGCCAACACCGCGCCGTTCAACGTCTCGGGCCACCCCGCAGTGAGCGTCCCCTGTGGCACCGTCGACGACCTCCCGGTCGGCCTCCAGTTCGTCGGGGAGCACTTCGACGAGGCGACCATCCTCGCGACGGCGACCCACTGGAGCGACCGCTACGACTGGGCCCAGCCCAGCGCCGAGTGA
- a CDS encoding phosphosulfolactate synthase, which yields MADSDRAFDFLHHNDRPEKPRDRGITEIRGPYYDPMGPRELRDILETMGRYVDIYKFSGGSFALMPEDAVRELIDTCHEFDVEVSTGGFIENVLVRDHDQVEAYVEEAGELGFDIVEISSGFLAIDVDDMVALTELVAEKGLKAKPEINIQFGAGGASSVEELESEEAIDPASAVAEAERHLDAGAYKIMVESEGITERVREWRTDVAFEIANEVGIENCVFEAADPPVFEWYVKNFGPNVNLFVDNSQIVELECMRSGLWGKKSSWGRTVTYNGE from the coding sequence ATGGCCGACTCAGACCGAGCGTTCGACTTCCTGCACCACAACGACCGGCCGGAGAAACCACGCGACCGCGGTATCACGGAGATCCGCGGCCCCTACTACGACCCGATGGGGCCGCGGGAACTCCGGGACATCCTCGAGACGATGGGCCGGTACGTCGACATCTACAAGTTCTCGGGCGGGTCGTTCGCGCTGATGCCCGAGGACGCCGTCCGCGAACTGATCGACACCTGCCACGAGTTCGACGTCGAGGTGTCGACCGGCGGCTTCATCGAGAACGTGCTCGTCCGCGACCACGACCAGGTCGAGGCGTACGTCGAGGAGGCCGGCGAACTCGGCTTCGACATCGTCGAAATCTCCAGCGGGTTCCTCGCCATCGACGTCGACGACATGGTCGCGCTGACCGAACTCGTCGCCGAGAAGGGGTTGAAAGCGAAACCCGAGATCAACATCCAGTTCGGTGCCGGCGGCGCCTCCAGCGTCGAGGAACTGGAGAGCGAGGAGGCCATCGACCCCGCCAGCGCCGTCGCGGAAGCCGAGCGCCACCTCGACGCCGGCGCGTACAAGATCATGGTCGAGTCCGAGGGGATCACCGAACGCGTCCGCGAGTGGCGCACCGACGTCGCCTTCGAGATCGCCAACGAGGTGGGCATCGAGAACTGCGTGTTCGAGGCCGCCGACCCGCCGGTGTTCGAGTGGTACGTGAAGAACTTCGGGCCGAACGTCAACCTCTTCGTCGACAACTCACAGATCGTCGAACTCGAGTGCATGCGCTCGGGGCTCTGGGGGAAGAAGAGCAGCTGGGGACGGACGGTCACCTACAACGGCGAGTAG